In the genome of Hippoglossus hippoglossus isolate fHipHip1 chromosome 12, fHipHip1.pri, whole genome shotgun sequence, one region contains:
- the lin54 gene encoding protein lin-54 homolog, producing the protein MDVVSPELNSLLPDEIMDTEAIEDVPHTQPEATTMVQSEASDDTSVPMETDTPMASESLGLCSGAASTEHTRALTTSTTTDSALSIISGSQIPISISSSLSPLLTLKSALSTSTIKTTDCVTVTATDCSVSTSGLTRLTAPFTISPANHQIILNKVASSQATEAAKTAGVSPQVIKQDGQKLLVTAIGKSGQPIVLQLPHTGSKPGVLQTSGDTKSQATQFKVVTIGGRTELKPVLGGPCNQLTTLQAQQLKAVQIAKKTPTSSAAPIKFIITKTVNSKGLSPQTSVPSVITGRVLTQNSSGMPSRTITLTETHNTSIQTLPGKKIAISPLKTPSKVTVVSVASPTSNSTQKSVTLPVNVALGQQILTVQQSTSSSPVKVATNQGTVQNLKTVQSMTVGGVGGSQFKTIIPLATQSNVQQIQVPGSRFHYVRLVTATTASSTGQASGPSTSSIQTAKPMVVSTGAVRMSVPIIPAQTMKQVAPKPLTSAAQVVTTQTQQRLIMPATPLPQIQPNFTNLPPGTVLAPAPGGGNMGYAVVPAQYVTQLQQSPFVTLASSSGFPAATGIQTQARLPLNGLSTAEATSRPRKPCNCTKSQCLKLYCDCFANGEFCNNCNCNNCFNNLEHETERLKAIKTCLDRNPEAFKPKIGKGKEGESDRRHSKGCNCKRSGCLKNYCECYEAKIMCSSICKCIGCKNFEESPERKTLMHLADAAEVRVQQQTAARTKLSSQISDLLMRSTPVISSESGRLPYTFVTKEVLEATCECLMEQAKKAEQTHQPQAEAERVILEEFGHCLMRIISSAGKAKADCASINC; encoded by the exons ATGGATGTGGTGTCACCAGAGCTCAACAGCCTCCTGCCTGATGAGATCATGGATACTGAGGCCATAGAGGACGTCCCTCACACACAACCTGAAGCCACCACCATGGTCCAGTCAGAGGCCAGTGACGACACATCGGTCCCCATGGAAACGGATACGCCCATGGCTTCAGAGAGCTTGGGCCTGTGTTCAGGTGCCGCTTCAACAGAACACACTCGGGCTCTGACCACCTCCACGACCACAGACTCTGCACTCAGCATCATCTCGGGAAGTCAAATTCCTATCTCAATTTCCAGTTCATTGTCGCCCCTGCTAACCCTCAAATCAGCCCTGTCCACATCCACCATCAAAACTACAGACTGTGTGACTGTCACTGCGACTGACTGTAGTGTCTCTACGAGTGGGTTAACGAGGCTCACGGCCCCGTTCACTATCTCTCCCGCGAACCACCAGATCATTCTCAACAAGGTGGCCTCGTCTCAGGCCACTGAAGCGGCAAAGACTGCAGGCGTGTCACCCCAGGTCATCAAGCAGGATGGACAAAAACTCTTGGTTACAGCAATAGGAAAGTCGGGGCAACCTATAGTGCTGCAGTTACCCCACACGGGCAGCAAGCCTGGTGTTTTACAGACTTCAGGAGACACCAAGTCTCAAGCTACTCAGTTTAAAGTGGTGACCATTGGTGGGAGAACGGAGCTGAAGCCGGTGCTGGGCGGTCCTTGCAACCAGTTGACCACATTACAGGCTCAGCAGCTGAAGGCTGTACAG ATTGCGAAGAAAACACCAACGTCATCCGCGGCACCAATCAAGTTCATCATCACGAAAACTGTCAATAGCAAAGGCCTCAGTCCTCAGACATCAGTTCCTTCTGTTATTACTG GACGGGTCCTGACACAGAATTCCTCAGGGATGCCTTCGAGGACCATTACTCTCACTGAAACCCACAACACTAGTATACAGACCCTCCCTGGCAAAAAGATTGCTATTTCACCCCTTAAGACTCCCAGCAAG GTAACTGTTGTATCGGTGGCCTCACCAACCTCCAACTCCACTCAGAAGTCAGTAACGCTGCCTGTCAACGTAGCACTCGGCCAGCAGATCCTCACAGTCCAACAGTCCACGTCTTCCTCTCCAGTCAAGGTGGCCACCAACCAAGGCACTGTACAG AATCTTAAAACAGTGCAGTCTATGACTGTGGGAGGAGTCGGTGGCTCCCAGTTCAAGACCATCATCCCGCTGGCCACCCAGTCGAACGTGCAGCAGATCCAGGTGCCAGGGAGCAGGTTTCACTACGTCCGCCTCGTCACAGCGACCACGGCAAGCAGCACAGGACAGGCCAGTGGTCCCAGCACCAGCTCCATACAGACAG CTAAACCTATGGTGGTCAGTACAGGAGCAGTGAGGATGTCTGTCCCTATCATCCCAGCACAGACCATGAAACAG GTGGCACCGAAGCCCTTGACATCGGCAGCACAAGTAGTAACCACTCAGACCCAGCAACGCCTGATCATGCCTGCAACTCCACTCCCCCAGATCCAGCCCAACTTCACCAACCTCCCTCCAGGCACCGTCCTGGCACCAGCCCCCGGGGGCGGGAATATGGGCTATGCGGTGGTGCCAGCACAATACGTTACACAG CTCCAGCAGTCCCCCTTTGTGACCCTCGCCAGCAGCTCTGGTTTCCCTGCGGCCACTGGTATCCAGACTCAGGCCAGACTGCCACTTAATGG CTTGTCGACAGCAGAAGCGACCTCAAGACCAAGGAAACCATGCAACTGCACCAAGTCACAGTGTCTCAAACT ATACTGCGACTGCTTTGCAAACGGAGAGTTCTGCAATAACTGTAACTGCAACAACTGCTTCAACAACCTGGAGCACGAAACGGAACGTCTTAAAGCTATAAAG ACGTGTCTGGACCGAAATCCAGAGGCCTTCAAACCTAAAATTGGTAAAGGCAAAGAGGGAGAGTCGGACCGTCGGCACAGCAAAGGCTGCAACTGCAAGCGCTCAGGCTGCCTGAAGAACTACTGCGAGTGCTACGAG GCGAAGATCATGTGCTCGTCCATCTGTAAATGCATCGGCTGTAAGAACTTTGAGGAGAGCCCGGAGAGGAAGACTCTGATGCATTTGGCCGATGCAGCAGAAGTGAGAGTACAGCAGCAGACTGCAGCCAGGACCAAGCTGTCGTCACAGATCTCAGACCTGCTCATGAGGTCGACACCTGTTATTTCAAGTGAAAGCGGGAG ACTGCCATACACGTTTGTAACAAAGGAGGTGCTTGAAGCGACGTGCGAGTGTCTGATGGAACAGGCCAAAAAGGCAGAACAGACTCATCAGCCTCAGGCTGAAGCAGAGAGGGTGATCCTGGAGGAGTTTGGACACTGCCTCATGAGGATAATTAGCTCCGCTGGGAAGGCCAAAGCAGACTGTGCCTCTATCAACTGCTAG